GATGGGAATGGCGCCGATGCCCACATCGACCATCTGCACGATGACGGCATTGAAACGCACCGGCTGCTTGCGCTTGGGTCCCATGACCAGCCAGAAAAGGCACTCGCCGAGCAAAGAGCCGCCATGGCCCAGTTCCTCGACCCCGGCACAGGTGGATCGGCCGATCTTCTCGACCGTCGTCCGCGCCTTACTGCTGATGTCCCCCTCGGCCATGCGTATTCCCGTTTATCCGGCGGCCAGAGCCGCCTCGACGTTTTCGTGAATGTCGAATACCTTGTCCAGCCTGGCCAGTTGCAGCACCCGCAAGGCCGGTTCACTGACCGAGACCAAGGCGAACCGCTTGCCCTTGGCCCGTCCCGTCTGGAAAGATTCAACCAGGGAAGCGATACCCGAACTGTCGATGTAATTGACTTCCGACATATCCACCAGCAGCAGATCGCAGCCGTCCAACTGTGCCAGCAGTATCTTGCGGGCTTCCGGTGAGCTTTCCAGGTCCACGTCGCCTTGAAAGGCAACCACGGTGGCCTTGTCCTGTTGTGAAATCACATGTTCCATACTCTTGCCTTACCCAATGGTTTTGACCAAACGCAAAAGATTACCGCTGCCTTCCGCTGGCTGCAGGAATTCCACTTCTTCCATCACCTCGCGGATCAGATGGGTCCCCAAGCCGCCGGGCTTGATGTCGTCCAGATCCCGCGGGCGTACCTTGTCCACGTCCACCGGAACGGGCGAGAAATCCCTGATATGGAAAATCAAATCGGAACCCTCGCGATAAACATCGACGCGGATGGCTCCGGACACCCCCTCCGGATAAGCATGACGTACCACGTTCTGACAGGCTTCGTCGACGGCGATTACCACGTCGTGAGTGATCTTGGAGCTACAACCGCTGGCCTTGGCGGCCTCGCCCACCGCCGCGCGGATCAGCTTCAAACGATCCGGGCGGGCGGGAAGGCGCAGGCTGAGCAGTTTCTCGCCCGGTTCATCGTCGCTTTGTCTTCGGGGCAGTGACGGGATGTCGTCGCCCCGTTCGGCCCGCGCCGCGGTATCGTCCACGGCCAACAACGTCAGGTCGTCGCGCAGTTCTTCCCCGTCGCGGCATAGGATCTGGCGCACCGTATTGAGGATCGCCTCCACCGGCTCTTCGGAGGTGCGCCCCAGAATACGGGTCACGCCCTTGATATCGAACATGGAGCCATCCGCCAGCTTGCCTTCGGTCACACCATCGGTAAATACATAAAGCGTGCCGCCGTCGAGATTGAACTCCACTTCCGGAAAAGCGCCGTTTTCATCCGCCGCCAGCGGCGTGATCCCCAACGGCGGCGCGTCGGCGGGAAAATCCTCCATGCCGCCGTCGCGACGAAAGATCAGCGGCGGTTCGTGTCCGGCGTTGGACAACCGAACCATGCCGGTTCGTGGATCATAAAGCCCGACGACCATGGTGATGAAGCGACCCATGGAGGCGGTTTCGCAGATCTCTTCGTTGAGCCGTCCCATCAGGCGGCCCGGTTCGTGCCAAGCCTTGCCCAGGGCACGGAACAGACTCGACGCCTTGGCCATCAGCATGGCCGCGTCCATGCCCTTGCCGGACACATCGCCAAGGCAGAAATAGATCCGCCCGTCATCGAAGGCGAAGTAGTTGAAGAAATCGCCGGACATTTCACGCGCCGGAACATTCAGACCGCTGACCGGAAATCCTTCGTCGGTCTTCATCGGCAGCAAGCTGCGCTGAATCTCCGAGGCCAGTTCCAACTCGCGCTTGATGCGCTCCTGTTCCACCAGCTGCGATGCCAGGCGGGCGTTGCGGATGGCCAACCCCATGGACGCGGTCAGCACCTTCAACAGATTAAGGTCCTGAAACCCGAACAGACCGCCGCCATGAACCTTGTTAAGAACCTGGACCGCGCCCACCCGCTCGTCCCGAACGCTCATGGGAGCGCAGAGCACCGACAGCGTCTTGAATCCGGTTTCCTTGTCCACCGCCCGATGGAAGCGGGGGTCGCCATCCACGTTGCGGACGATCTCGCCCACGTTGCGATCAATGCATTGGCCGACGATGCCCTGGCCGCCTTCTAATCTTAGACCGGTTATGTCCACCGGACCGATACAGGCCACGCAGACCAGCTCGCTGGATTGCTGATCGACCAGGAACAGGGACCCCGCCTCGGCTCCCAGGTTGTGAACGATATGGCCCAACCCACGTGCCATGGCGCCGTCCAGGTCCTGTGACATGGCGAAGTCTTCGCTCAGGGTCGCCAGAAGCTCCAGAGGGTCTGTCAGGTCCTCGCCGCCGGGAGGGGCGGCCGGAACAGTTTTCGCGCTCGTTTCCATGGGCCACACTATGTCCCGAAATGCGCCGTTGGGCAACGGAACATGCGGACGATGATTAACTGGTTATCATTTCGTGACGCCAACGCCCCCTGGTTGACCAGGCCGGTTGGCCGGGATCGAGAAGCTCTGGCGCAGAGCCTCCGCTTACCATAAAAGGCCAAGGCTGGTGAGCAAAAACACCGCGTTCCCTGTTCAATATAATTATGTCCCTTTAATATAGATTCTATACCGTCATAATTCTCCAGGATAATATGTCATAAATATTTTTGTGACAGTTTTGCGACAGATTGTTAGAATTTAACGCATCAAATCGGGGAATCGTCAGGGCAAAGGGGAAAATCTCTTGCCTGGATGGTGATTGTCTATCAGCTAGGGAGGCTTCGATGTTCAGGACAGCGGAACTGGGACGCACTGTTTCGAAGGAAGACTTCGAAGCCATTGCCACCGATCTTCGGATCGAGATGCTGGAATTGCAGCAAAGACTGCGGGCCACCGATGTGCCTGTGATCTTAGTATTTGCCGGGGTGGATGGCGCGGGCAAGGCCGCCAGCATGAACCTGATCAACGAATGGATGGATCCCCGCTGGGTGGTCACCCGGGCCTATAAGCAGCCCTCGGACGAAGAAGGGGAGCGACCGGAATACTGGCGCTTCTGGCGCGACCTGCCTCCCAAGGGCAAGATCGGTCTGTTTCTGAGTTCCTGGTATTCCGATCCGATTTTGGAGCGGGTGCGCGACGGTGTTGACGACATGGTTTTCGAACGGCGCCTGGAACGTATCGCCCGCTTCGAACAGACCCTGGCCGATGACGGCGCGCTGATTCTCAAGTTCTGGATGCACATGGGCAAAGAAGCCCAGAAGACACGCCTGAAAAAGCTGGAGAAAAAGAAACTGGCGGCGCCGAGCATCATCAAAGCCCATTGGGATAATCTGAAACAATACGATTCCTTCATTGCCGCCGCCGAGCATACCATCATGCGCACCAGCACCGGCGACGCGCCCTGGCAGATTGTCGAGGGCACCGATACCCGCTATCGCAGCCTTACGGTTTTGACCCGGCTGCGCGATGCCCTGCGCGATCGGATCGATGAGTTCGAAGCCCAGCAGAAAGCCAAGGCGGCCCGCAAGACCGCCAAAAAACCTGCCGCCGAAAAGGTCGAACCCGACGCGGCGGAAATGGCCCTGGACAACACGCAATCGGTGCTCGATGCCTTGGTCATGAATCCGCCGCTGGAGAAAAAGGACTATTCCACTCGCCTGAAAACGGCCCGCGCGCGTCTCTCCCACTTGTTTGTCGAGGCCCGGGACCGGGGCATCACGACCGCCTTGGTTTTCGAAGGCGCCGATGCGGCAGGCAAAGGTGGCTCCATCCGACGTCTGGTCTCGGCCCTGGATGCCCGCGATTGGCAGGTCATCCCCATTGCCGCGCCCACCGAGGAAGAATTCGCCCAACATTACCTGTGGCGGTTCTGGCGCCACATGCCGCGAGCCGGACGCCTGGTCGTATTTGATCGCTCCTGGTATGGCCGGGTGCTGGTGGAACGGGTCGAGGGCTTTGCCAGCGAAGAGGAATGGCGCCGCGCCTATGCCGAAATCAATGATTTCGAGGCGCAGTTGGTGGAGCATGGCGTGGTTTTGGTCAAATACTGGATCCATATCACCAAGGAAGAACAGCTTCAGCGCTTCGAGTTGCGCGCCGCCACGCCGGTCAAGAGCTGGAAGCTAACCGACGAGGATTGGCGCAATCGCGAGAAGTGGCATCTGTACGACGAGGCGGTCAATGACATCGTCGAACAGACCAGCCCGCAATCGGCGCCTTGGGTTCTGGTCGAAGGCAACGATAAACGATTCGCCCGTATCAAGGTTGTCGAGACCCTGTGCGATCATCTTGAAAAAGCCCTGGCCAGCTCCGGCAAGGGATCCAAACGCAAAAAGAAATAGTGGACACCCCCTGTCCCCGGAGACCTTTATGACCCTGCTCAAAGACGGTGAGGAAGTCGAACTCAAACTCGCCTTGGCACCCGAAGACGCGCCCCGCGTCGCCCGTTCGGCGATCATCCGCAAGCATGTACAGGGCAAAGCCCGCGTGCGTCAGCTCCGCGCGATCTATTATGACACCCCGGACCATACGCTTCGGGCTCAAGACGCCGCTCTGCGGGTGCGCAAGGAAGGCCGCCAGTGGGTCCAATGCGTCAAAACGGCCGGCAAGGGGGGCGGTGGATTATCGTCGCGCCGCGAAGTGGAAAACATTGTTCCACGGGCCGCCTTCGACCTCAGCCTGCTGGCCGAGTCCGACCTGAGCACCATCTTGCCAGCAGAGTTGGCTGCGACCCTAGGCCCGGTGTTCGAGACCGATATCCGTCGCACCAGTCGGACCTTGTTGCTGGAAGACGGCACCAAAGTGGATATCGACATGGACAACGGCGATCTGATCGCCGGAGAAACGCGCGAAGCCGTCTCGGAAGTGGAGCTGGAAATCCACGAGGGCGACCCAGTCCATGTTTTTCGTATCGCCCGGGGATTGCTGGAAACCATACCGGTACGGCTCTCGACCCTGTCCAAGGCGGCACGGGGATACACCCTGGCCGACGGCGGTAAGGCGCCTTGGACCAAGGCCGGTATTCCGTCTCTCAATGCCAACATGTCGGTGGAAGAGGCCCTGAGCGTCATCATCCACGCCTGCATGGATCATCTGTTGGCCAATGAGGCCTGTGTTTTGGGCCGCGCCCATATTGAAGGCGTGCATCAGATGCGGGTCGCCACCCGCCGTCTGCGTTCGGCGTTGAGCCTGTTCAAGAAATTGCTACCCGAAGAACAAGTGATCCGGTTCAATGGTGAGTTGAAGTGGCTGATCAATGAGATGGGCCCGGCCCGCGATTGGGATGTGTTCCTCGACGAGACCCTCCCGCCGGTGGCCGAGGGACTTGAAGATGACGGCGCCATGGAGGCCCTGACCCGGGCGGCCGAAACCCGCCGCACCAGTGCCTATGACCGGTCCGAAGCGGCCATCCGCTCCAAGCGCTATACGGAGTTGCTGCTAGACTTGGGAGAATGGGTCCAGGTGCGTGGCTGGCAAGATCAACCCCTCAGCCCCACGGCGGCGCAATTGTTCGCTCCGGTCAGCAACATTGCCGCCGGATTGCTGCACAAGCGCTATCGCAAGGTGCGCAAGCTGGGCAAAGGTTTCGAGACCCTGAGCACCGAGGCCCGCCACGAAGTGCGCATTGCCATGAAGAAGCTGCGCTATGCCACCGAGTTTTTGTCTTCGCTCTACCCCAAGTCGGAAGTCGTCCCCTATGTGGCGGCGCTGAAAAACATGCAAGATGGCTTGGGTATGATGAATGATATCTCGGTCATGCGCGAACTGCTGGGGGGCCTTGCCACCGGAGCCCGGGGCAATGACGCCCGCAACGTCGCCATGGCTTCGGGAGCGGTCATCGGCTGGCACGAGCATATCTTCCGTTCGCACGAGAAAGATATGATCACCGCCTGGAGCGCCTTCGCCAAGGCCAAGCCCTTCTGGCCGCAGCTTTAACAGGCTGTTGAAAAAGTCCGATTTCGAGCCTGTGGCGACACATGCTTCGACAAGCTCAGCATGAAGGCCTTTGAATTTTCAACATGTTAGAGACGGATTCAAAAGTATTCCTTTGATCTCGAGGGCGTATATTTCCGCTCTGGCGGCGTCAAGACCTCCTAACGGGGCGCCGCCCCGTGTCGTCGGCCTTTCCTGGCCAGATCAAAAATCTACTGCCTTGATATCTAAAGGATACTTTTAAATCCGCCTCTTAGCCTCACCCTGAGCTTCCTCATCCCGAGCTTGTCGAGGGACGAAGGGCGAGGCGGGCCGTAGGACAACACTTTTTCAGCAGCCTGTTAGGCCACCGCATCTTCGATTTCACAGCTGCCGAAGATCACCCGGTTACGACCTTGGTGCTTGGCGGCATAGAGGAATGAATCCGCCGCCTTGAAAAATTGCGCCATGTCCCCGTCGCGGGAGGGAATGCAGGTGGCCAAGCCGACGCTAACGGTCACATGGTCGGCGGTTTGCGATTTAACGTGTTCCTCGCCCAAGGCGGCGACGGCGAGCCTCACCTGTTCGGCCAAGGCGATGGCCCCTTCGACGCTGGTATCACAAAGCACGCAGGCGAACTCCTCGCCGCCGAAGCGCGCCGCCAGATCGGTGGAGCGACCGATGACATCGTCAATGGCCCGAGCCACGGCCACCAGGCAATCATCACCCTGGGCATGTCCATAATGGTCGTTGTAGAGCTTGAAATGGTCGATATCGATCAAGATCAACGACAGCGGCAGACTGGACCGGGTGGCTTGATGCCAGGCGAATTCGAAAAACTCGTCGAAGCGGCGGCGGTTGGCGATTCCAGTTAGGGCATCGGTGCTCGACATCTTGGCCAGTTGATCGCGGTTATCCCGCAGACGGCGTTTGTTGCGGCCCTCGCGCGCCGATACCATGATGCCGATGGTCAGGGCCAAGGCCAGAGCCCCGCCGCTCAGAAACATCATGTTGCGCTGGGTATGGGCAATGGCCGCCGAAGCGCCTCCGGCCTCCTTGAGCGAGATTTCCTCAAAGGTTTTGACGAAACGATTGAGCTCGGTGATGAGCTCCCGTTGCGCGTTAAGACCTTGTTCCAGGGTCGCCTGGATGCCTTCGCCATAGCCGTTCTCGACGATCGCAGCCATGGATTTCTCTACCGCGGGCCGGTCTCGGATGATGGTTTCGCGCAGCGAGGCCAAAGCCTTTTCCTCGGTCGGCGTGACCTTAAGTTTTTGCAGCATGTCCAGCGCAACGAGGAAATGAGCCGCTTCGGCGTTGAACAGTTCATGCTGTTCGTCGCGGTCGAAGAAATCGCTCAGGGTGGCTGCGTAGGTCAGGCGGAACGAGCGCTCGCGGATGGCTTCGCGCATCAAGAAGGCGGCTCGCACCTTTTCCCGAAAGGCCGCGTCTCGTAACCAGGCTTCACGCGTCGCATCCAAATGGCGGAAGCCGATAATGATGCTTCCGACCATGCAAATCAGGATGGCGCCGAATCCCAGGACCAAAAAGGCATTGGTTCCCTTGGCTGGCACGTATTTTTCTCCCCCCGGTACCTTTGGGTTCCTTATTGGGCATGAGTATAACATGACCATACATTTTGTCAGGTCTTGTTGATGTTTTATGGCTCTTGAGCCTCCCGGAATAATTCCGCCATTGTCCGTCCGATGCTATAACCCCTCCCATGACCGATCCGTTTGACTTCACCGACGACGACCCGCCCGCCGCCGCCGCTCCGGCGCCGCGCCCGGAACCGCCGTTCCTGCGCGGCCTCAACGACGCCCAGTTCGAGGCCGTGGAATCTTTGGATGGGCCGGTGCTGGTCCTCGCCGGAGCCGGAACCGGCAAGACCCGGGTGCTGACTACCCGTCTGGCCAATATCCTCGCCCGGGGCCGGGCGCGACCCTATGAAATGCTGGCCGTGACCTTTACCAACAAGGCGGCGCGGGAAATGCGCGACCGGGTGGCGGCCCTGCTCGGCACACCGGTGGAGGGCTGGTGGGTTGGCACGTTCCATGCCCTGGGCGCGCGCATCTTGCGAAACCACGCCGAGGCGGCCGGACTGCGACCCAACTTCACCATCCTTGACGACGATGATCAGGTGCGTCTGATCAAGCAGGTCCTTGAATTGCATCCGGTGGATGACAAGCGCTGGCCAGCCCGGGTGCTGCTCGGCGCCATCCAGCGCTGGAAGGATCGCGGCCTGACCCCGGATCAGGTGTCCGATGCCGAGGGCGCCGATCTGGCCGAGGGACGTCTTGTGGCCATCTACAAGGACTATCAACAACGCCTGACCGATATTAACGCCGCCGACTTCGGCGACTTGTTGTTACTCAATCTGACCCTGTTCCAGACCAAGCCCGATATTCTCAAGCGCTATCAGCAACAGTTCCGCTATCTGCTGGTGGATGAATATCAAGATACAAATATTGCCCAATACCTATGGCTGCGGCTGCTGGCTCAGGGGCATCGCAACATCTGCTGCGTAGGTGACGATGACCAGTCCATCTATTCCTGGCGCGGAGCGGAGGTCGGCAACATCCTGCGCTTCGAAGAGGATTTCCCCGGCGCCGCGGTGATCCGGCTGGAACGCAATTACCGCTCCACCAGCCATATCCTCGGCGCCGCTTCGGGGCTTATCACCCACAACGACGGACGCCTGGGCAAGACCCTATGGACCGAAGAGAGCACCGGCGAGAAGGTGCGGGTGGTTTCCGTGTGGGACGGTGCGACCGAGGCCCGGCGTATCGGTCGCGACATTGAGGATCTGCACCGCCAAGGTCATTCCCTGGAGCAAATGGCGGTTCTGGTGCGCGCCGGTTTCCAGACCCGCGAGTTCGAAGAAAGACTGATAACCCTGGGCATTCCTTATCGGGTCATCGGCGGCCCGCGTTTCTATGAACGTCAGGAAATCCGCGATGCTTTGGCTTATCTGCGGGTGATCGTGCAACCGGATGACGACCTGGCCTTCGAGCGCATCGTCAATCTGCCCAAACGCGGGATCGGCAAAGCGGTGATGCAGACTCTGCATACCCATGGGCGCGCCCGACGCCGGTCCTTGCATCAGGTGACCCTGGACCTGATCGACACCGATGAACTGCGCCCCAAGGTCCGCCAGACCCTGCGCGGGCTGATGGAGGATTTCGAGCGTTGGCGGCATCAGGCCGCCGCCATCCCTCACCCGGAACTGATGGGGCAGGTGCTCGACGAGTCCGGCTATACGGAGATGTGGAAGATCTCCAACAAACCCGACGGGCCGGGGCGGTTGGATAATCTCAAAGAACTGGTCTCGGGAATGGAGCAGTTCGAAAACCTGGCCGAATTCCTTGAGCATGTGTCTCTGGTGATGGAAAACGACAGTCGCGACGACACCGAAAAGGTCTCCTTGATGACTCTGCACGGAGCCAAGGGACTGGAGTTTGACACGGTATTCCTGCCCGGTTGGGAAGAAGGCCTTTTCCCTCATCAACGGGCCTTGGACGATGGCGGCATGAATGGCTTGGAAGAGGAACGGAGGCTGGCCTATGTGGGTCTGACCCGGGCGCGACAGCGAGCGCGGATCTCCCACGCCGCCAACCGGCGGATCTATAATCAATGGCAGTCCAGCCTGCCATCGCGGTTCATCGAGGAACTGCCCGAGACGCATGTGGATTTCAACGATGAAACCGTGCAAGCGCAAAGCCGACAGTTCGGCTTCAGTGATTCCTGGTCCCGCCAGTCTCATGGTGGCTTCGACAGTGCTCGCCAACGGCGGCGACGGGACCCACTGGTCATCGAAGCGCAGGCACAAACCACCGTCGAAACGGCCCCGACCCAATCGAGCCGCTATGCTCCCGGCGACCGGGTGCGCCACCGCAAATTCGGCGAGGGAACGGTGGTCTCCGCCGAGGGCGAAAAGCTGGTCATCGACTTCGGCGGGTCGGGGACGAAAAAGGTGGTGGATAGTTTCGTGGAGCGGGCGTGATGGACAACCAAGACCTATGGCACCTGGAACTGGCCGTGCCGCAAGCCCAGGCAGGGCCATTCACCGAACTATTTGAAGCCGTCTGCGATACCGTGCTGGTCCAAGGCTTGGACGAAGATCCGATCTGGACCGTGCAGGGCTGGGTGACCGGCGCACCGGATCAGGCCGCCGTCACCGCCACCGTGGCGCTGACCGCCAACGGACTTGGCATCGAACAGCCTGACCTGATTATCGCGCCCCAGGAGCAGCGGGATTGGGTGGCCGAGAATCTGGCCTCGTTCCACCCCATCACCGCCGGGCGCTTCCATGTGCACTGCAGCCACCACAAGGACTCGGTGCCACCCAATTGCCTGCCCTTGCAGGTGGATGCCTCGGTGGCTTTCGGGACCGGACAGCATGCTTCCACCCGGGGCTGTCTGATCGCGCTGGACCGAATGGGTCGGAAACCACCGCGACGGGTGTTGGACATGGGTTGCGGGTCGGGCATTCTGGCCATGGCCGCGGCCCGGCTTTGGAACGTCTCGGTGCTGGCCGCCGACATCGATCCCCGGTCGGTGGCGGTCACCAACCTCAACGCGGATCTGAATGACCTCCGGACCCGGATCACCGCCCTGTTGTCAGAAGGCTACCGTCATCCCATGGTGTCCGGGCGCGGGCCTTACGATCTCATCCTCGCCAACATCCTCGCACGGCCCTTGATGGGCATGGCCGGGGACCTGGCCCGGGTTCTAAGGCCGGGCGGTCGCGTGGTGCTCGCCGGATTCTTGAAGCAAGATTCGAATAGGGTGCTGGCGGCTCATCGGGCCCGCGGTCTGCACCTGATTGACCGGGTTCCCGTTGACGACTGGGAGACCCTTGTCCTAGGCTCTCCCCCCTAAACAGAATTTAGGGGAGAAATCATGG
The sequence above is drawn from the Magnetospira sp. QH-2 genome and encodes:
- the pap gene encoding polyphosphate:AMP phosphotransferase — its product is MFRTAELGRTVSKEDFEAIATDLRIEMLELQQRLRATDVPVILVFAGVDGAGKAASMNLINEWMDPRWVVTRAYKQPSDEEGERPEYWRFWRDLPPKGKIGLFLSSWYSDPILERVRDGVDDMVFERRLERIARFEQTLADDGALILKFWMHMGKEAQKTRLKKLEKKKLAAPSIIKAHWDNLKQYDSFIAAAEHTIMRTSTGDAPWQIVEGTDTRYRSLTVLTRLRDALRDRIDEFEAQQKAKAARKTAKKPAAEKVEPDAAEMALDNTQSVLDALVMNPPLEKKDYSTRLKTARARLSHLFVEARDRGITTALVFEGADAAGKGGSIRRLVSALDARDWQVIPIAAPTEEEFAQHYLWRFWRHMPRAGRLVVFDRSWYGRVLVERVEGFASEEEWRRAYAEINDFEAQLVEHGVVLVKYWIHITKEEQLQRFELRAATPVKSWKLTDEDWRNREKWHLYDEAVNDIVEQTSPQSAPWVLVEGNDKRFARIKVVETLCDHLEKALASSGKGSKRKKK
- a CDS encoding diguanylate cyclase encodes the protein MPAKGTNAFLVLGFGAILICMVGSIIIGFRHLDATREAWLRDAAFREKVRAAFLMREAIRERSFRLTYAATLSDFFDRDEQHELFNAEAAHFLVALDMLQKLKVTPTEEKALASLRETIIRDRPAVEKSMAAIVENGYGEGIQATLEQGLNAQRELITELNRFVKTFEEISLKEAGGASAAIAHTQRNMMFLSGGALALALTIGIMVSAREGRNKRRLRDNRDQLAKMSSTDALTGIANRRRFDEFFEFAWHQATRSSLPLSLILIDIDHFKLYNDHYGHAQGDDCLVAVARAIDDVIGRSTDLAARFGGEEFACVLCDTSVEGAIALAEQVRLAVAALGEEHVKSQTADHVTVSVGLATCIPSRDGDMAQFFKAADSFLYAAKHQGRNRVIFGSCEIEDAVA
- a CDS encoding STAS domain-containing protein, whose protein sequence is MISQQDKATVVAFQGDVDLESSPEARKILLAQLDGCDLLLVDMSEVNYIDSSGIASLVESFQTGRAKGKRFALVSVSEPALRVLQLARLDKVFDIHENVEAALAAG
- a CDS encoding CYTH and CHAD domain-containing protein, producing MTLLKDGEEVELKLALAPEDAPRVARSAIIRKHVQGKARVRQLRAIYYDTPDHTLRAQDAALRVRKEGRQWVQCVKTAGKGGGGLSSRREVENIVPRAAFDLSLLAESDLSTILPAELAATLGPVFETDIRRTSRTLLLEDGTKVDIDMDNGDLIAGETREAVSEVELEIHEGDPVHVFRIARGLLETIPVRLSTLSKAARGYTLADGGKAPWTKAGIPSLNANMSVEEALSVIIHACMDHLLANEACVLGRAHIEGVHQMRVATRRLRSALSLFKKLLPEEQVIRFNGELKWLINEMGPARDWDVFLDETLPPVAEGLEDDGAMEALTRAAETRRTSAYDRSEAAIRSKRYTELLLDLGEWVQVRGWQDQPLSPTAAQLFAPVSNIAAGLLHKRYRKVRKLGKGFETLSTEARHEVRIAMKKLRYATEFLSSLYPKSEVVPYVAALKNMQDGLGMMNDISVMRELLGGLATGARGNDARNVAMASGAVIGWHEHIFRSHEKDMITAWSAFAKAKPFWPQL
- a CDS encoding 50S ribosomal protein L11 methyltransferase; amino-acid sequence: MDNQDLWHLELAVPQAQAGPFTELFEAVCDTVLVQGLDEDPIWTVQGWVTGAPDQAAVTATVALTANGLGIEQPDLIIAPQEQRDWVAENLASFHPITAGRFHVHCSHHKDSVPPNCLPLQVDASVAFGTGQHASTRGCLIALDRMGRKPPRRVLDMGCGSGILAMAAARLWNVSVLAADIDPRSVAVTNLNADLNDLRTRITALLSEGYRHPMVSGRGPYDLILANILARPLMGMAGDLARVLRPGGRVVLAGFLKQDSNRVLAAHRARGLHLIDRVPVDDWETLVLGSPP
- a CDS encoding ATP-dependent helicase: MTDPFDFTDDDPPAAAAPAPRPEPPFLRGLNDAQFEAVESLDGPVLVLAGAGTGKTRVLTTRLANILARGRARPYEMLAVTFTNKAAREMRDRVAALLGTPVEGWWVGTFHALGARILRNHAEAAGLRPNFTILDDDDQVRLIKQVLELHPVDDKRWPARVLLGAIQRWKDRGLTPDQVSDAEGADLAEGRLVAIYKDYQQRLTDINAADFGDLLLLNLTLFQTKPDILKRYQQQFRYLLVDEYQDTNIAQYLWLRLLAQGHRNICCVGDDDQSIYSWRGAEVGNILRFEEDFPGAAVIRLERNYRSTSHILGAASGLITHNDGRLGKTLWTEESTGEKVRVVSVWDGATEARRIGRDIEDLHRQGHSLEQMAVLVRAGFQTREFEERLITLGIPYRVIGGPRFYERQEIRDALAYLRVIVQPDDDLAFERIVNLPKRGIGKAVMQTLHTHGRARRRSLHQVTLDLIDTDELRPKVRQTLRGLMEDFERWRHQAAAIPHPELMGQVLDESGYTEMWKISNKPDGPGRLDNLKELVSGMEQFENLAEFLEHVSLVMENDSRDDTEKVSLMTLHGAKGLEFDTVFLPGWEEGLFPHQRALDDGGMNGLEEERRLAYVGLTRARQRARISHAANRRIYNQWQSSLPSRFIEELPETHVDFNDETVQAQSRQFGFSDSWSRQSHGGFDSARQRRRRDPLVIEAQAQTTVETAPTQSSRYAPGDRVRHRKFGEGTVVSAEGEKLVIDFGGSGTKKVVDSFVERA
- a CDS encoding SpoIIE family protein phosphatase yields the protein METSAKTVPAAPPGGEDLTDPLELLATLSEDFAMSQDLDGAMARGLGHIVHNLGAEAGSLFLVDQQSSELVCVACIGPVDITGLRLEGGQGIVGQCIDRNVGEIVRNVDGDPRFHRAVDKETGFKTLSVLCAPMSVRDERVGAVQVLNKVHGGGLFGFQDLNLLKVLTASMGLAIRNARLASQLVEQERIKRELELASEIQRSLLPMKTDEGFPVSGLNVPAREMSGDFFNYFAFDDGRIYFCLGDVSGKGMDAAMLMAKASSLFRALGKAWHEPGRLMGRLNEEICETASMGRFITMVVGLYDPRTGMVRLSNAGHEPPLIFRRDGGMEDFPADAPPLGITPLAADENGAFPEVEFNLDGGTLYVFTDGVTEGKLADGSMFDIKGVTRILGRTSEEPVEAILNTVRQILCRDGEELRDDLTLLAVDDTAARAERGDDIPSLPRRQSDDEPGEKLLSLRLPARPDRLKLIRAAVGEAAKASGCSSKITHDVVIAVDEACQNVVRHAYPEGVSGAIRVDVYREGSDLIFHIRDFSPVPVDVDKVRPRDLDDIKPGGLGTHLIREVMEEVEFLQPAEGSGNLLRLVKTIG